The Geomonas agri genome contains the following window.
GTAATCGGAGTCCTTGGGGACGACGAAGCGATCCACCTTGATCCCTGCCAGAATCGCCTTTCCTGCCGGGTCCTTGTGCATGTTCAGGAAGATATCGCGCAGGCGCGCTTTCAGGGCCGGGTCGAGGTCCTTGCGGGTTACGATGGGCGGAATGCCATAGCGGGGGGACTTCGCGATGACCTTGGTCTGGCTGGTGAAACGGGGATCCTTGCTGGCCGCGTAGTTGTAGATCAGGCTGTCGACGCTGGCGCCATCGACGATTTTCTTGGCCACGGCTTCGATAGCCTTATCATGGGTCTTGGTATAGATAATCCTGCCGAAGAACTTCTCGGGTGTCGTGTTGAACCTTTTACCAATCATGTAGGCGGGGACGAGTCTGCCGGTGTTGGACTTGGGATCGGTGAAGGCGAAGCTTTTCCCTTTGAGCTGGGAGAGGTCGCTGATAGTGCTGTTGCGGTGGGCGATGATGTAGGCGTAGTAAAACGGTTCGCCGTAGGACTGGGGGGCTACCAGGAGTTCGGCGCCGAACTTCTCCTTGTCGACGACATACGGGCCGGAGCAGACGAAGGCGACTTTCAGCTCACCCCGCTCCAGCAGCTTGTCGGTCTCGTCGTAGCTGTGCTTTTGCACCATTTCGACCGGTCGTCCTAGTTTCTTGCCGACGTAGTCGATGATCTGCTGGTAATACTTGATCGTTTCCTGCGGCGAAATCATGGCCGCGACGCCGAACTTCAAGTCTTCCGCAGATGATGCTGTCACGCCTGCACTCAATAGAGCGGAGACCATGGCGGCAATGATTACCAATCCTTTCATCACGTGCCTCCTGCGATCTTCAATTGAACCTGGCGCTCACTGCGATGGACATGGAGTCGCGCTCCTAGTCAATACGGCTCCAGCTATGACAGAACCTATGCGACTTCATACACATTGTAGGAAGTTTAACAGTACTACTTAAGTAAGCAATGCGAGTAGCTGATTTTTTCAACCAATCTCAAGACCTTAGAGGTCCCCGGTCATCTCCTGCAACAGGTACAGCTTGGGGTTCACCTTGCGCACGCAGTCGATCACTTCGCGCAGCATGGCCTCGTCCAGGCCGCACTCCTCATCGATACCCTGGAAATAGGGGTACCCCTTGGGGAGCGGCGTGAGCGCGCCGTCGCGCAGGAGCATCACGTCGACGTGATCGTTTATCCTCCCCTCGGCCTCCCACGGGTCGCGGT
Protein-coding sequences here:
- a CDS encoding substrate-binding domain-containing protein; the protein is MKGLVIIAAMVSALLSAGVTASSAEDLKFGVAAMISPQETIKYYQQIIDYVGKKLGRPVEMVQKHSYDETDKLLERGELKVAFVCSGPYVVDKEKFGAELLVAPQSYGEPFYYAYIIAHRNSTISDLSQLKGKSFAFTDPKSNTGRLVPAYMIGKRFNTTPEKFFGRIIYTKTHDKAIEAVAKKIVDGASVDSLIYNYAASKDPRFTSQTKVIAKSPRYGIPPIVTRKDLDPALKARLRDIFLNMHKDPAGKAILAGIKVDRFVVPKDSDYDSVREMEKWLRMNIK